The genomic window TCACTCTTTATTGGCTGGATAGATTATGCAAAAGGTTATCAAAATGTGTTTGCCGATCTAAAACAGCATATTGCCAGCGAATATCTCCCTACCGACTGTATGGTCTCCCATGAAGTGGGTGAATCCGAAGCGCCAATGCTTTACTACTACACCGGAATTTTACATCAATCACAATATTACTACGAAACTCCGCCTAATTGCCGTTGGATGCTCGATCTTTCCAAAGAGGTTAGAGAACCGCCACCAGGTATGGAAATATTCTGGATCGGCCACCGTCCCGATGAAACAGAAGAGAATTTGGTGCTGTATAAGAAGATCGAGCGTTAACTACGCCAGTAATGGTTATGATGGAGAACCGCTATGGATCACATAGCGGTTTTCGGTTGTTGTTGAGTCACACAATGAATACCACCCCCGCCGATAGCGATGGTATCAATATTAACAGTGACAATTTTACGGTTGGGAAAACAGTCCGTTAATATTTCTACAGCGACTTTATCTGCCTTTTGATCACCAAATTCTGGTATTATCACTGCCTGTTGACAGAGATAATAGTTAACATAACTGGCAGCAAATTCAGGATAACGCTGACGGTTAACTCTGACATTTTGCGGCGTATTTAATATAGTTATATCTTTAATTTTATTCATCGCTATTAAGCTGTTTTGATGCTCTCTGGTAACTCGATAATCAAAAGAATAGGTATCGTTTTCCAAACTAATAATAATACCGTTATCATCAATAAAACGAGCATAAAAATCGATATGGCCATCGGTAATATCATAACCTTTAATACCTTTTAGCCAAATAATGTCCGTCAATCCTAAATAGGTTTTTAACTTTTCTTCTATGTTCTGGCGTGTGTAATTAGGATTACGAGCTCTATTTAAGATCGAGCTTTCGGTAAATATCCCGACTCCCGAACCATTAACTTCAATACTGCCACC from Arsenophonus sp. aPb includes these protein-coding regions:
- a CDS encoding agmatine deiminase family protein encodes the protein MYYFPHESQAHTCTWMSFGMSATIWPKHLITSLQQNLADIALAIAQFEPVNLLVTPENSPVAWNLLGSAVNYIEVPLNDIWIRDSGANFVLDKSSGQLVAIDFNFNGWGNKQRHNFDRHVAKIMADYTKSQLIKANINIEGGSIEVNGSGVGIFTESSILNRARNPNYTRQNIEEKLKTYLGLTDIIWLKGIKGYDITDGHIDFYARFIDDNGIIISLENDTYSFDYRVTREHQNSLIAMNKIKDITILNTPQNVRVNRQRYPEFAASYVNYYLCQQAVIIPEFGDQKADKVAVEILTDCFPNRKIVTVNIDTIAIGGGGIHCVTQQQPKTAM